Proteins co-encoded in one Sulfuricaulis limicola genomic window:
- a CDS encoding DUF2201 family putative metallopeptidase, which translates to MNSQAPKSDAVEDKLVAARTWLIIDKPFLGALVLRLPLVEADPKWCHTTATDARSFYYNRRYIEALSFEQTKFILAHEALHCALSHFARREHRDKRRWDLACDFAINPLLVADGLRPAPDALMLDAYKDMTAEEIYPCIQENTDEKPMDQHLYDQDDRPHGPGEQGGGQGGEGPSQDDDGGGSQGEMDPQANGAPQPPPLSAPERESLHKQWQQRLASAAQQAIQAGKLGGSMARIVDHLLQPQLPWRMLLAHYMTRASRDDYSFVHPSRREGTAILPGMRSQHTDLIVVLDTSGSISDEEMREFVSEVNAIKGQVGARITLHACDDKLAQDGPWTFEPWEEIALPKQWHGGGGTRFTPVFEWAGNQERPPQLLLYFTDARGEFPKREPSYPVLWLVKGKEKVPWGQRIQLN; encoded by the coding sequence ATGAATTCACAGGCCCCCAAAAGCGACGCCGTCGAAGACAAGCTGGTTGCCGCGCGCACCTGGCTGATCATCGACAAGCCATTCCTCGGCGCATTAGTGCTGCGCCTGCCGCTGGTGGAGGCCGACCCGAAGTGGTGCCATACCACCGCCACCGACGCGCGCTCGTTCTATTACAACCGCCGTTACATCGAGGCGCTGTCTTTCGAGCAGACCAAATTCATCCTCGCGCACGAGGCGCTGCACTGCGCGCTGTCGCACTTCGCGCGCCGCGAGCATCGCGACAAGCGCCGCTGGGACCTGGCCTGCGATTTCGCCATCAACCCCCTGCTCGTCGCCGACGGGCTGAGACCGGCCCCGGATGCGCTCATGCTGGACGCCTACAAGGACATGACGGCGGAAGAGATTTATCCCTGCATCCAGGAAAACACCGACGAAAAACCGATGGATCAGCACCTGTACGACCAGGATGACCGGCCGCACGGCCCGGGCGAACAGGGCGGCGGCCAGGGCGGTGAGGGACCGTCGCAGGACGATGACGGCGGCGGCAGCCAGGGCGAAATGGATCCGCAAGCCAACGGTGCGCCGCAACCACCGCCGTTGTCCGCGCCGGAACGGGAATCGCTGCACAAGCAATGGCAGCAGCGCCTGGCCTCGGCCGCGCAACAGGCGATCCAGGCCGGCAAGCTCGGCGGATCGATGGCGCGCATCGTGGATCACCTGCTGCAACCGCAACTGCCGTGGCGCATGCTGCTGGCGCACTACATGACGCGCGCCTCGCGCGACGATTACAGTTTCGTGCACCCGTCGCGGCGCGAGGGCACGGCGATCCTGCCCGGCATGCGCAGCCAGCACACGGATCTGATCGTGGTGCTCGACACCAGCGGTTCCATCTCGGACGAGGAAATGCGGGAATTCGTGAGCGAAGTCAACGCCATCAAGGGCCAGGTCGGCGCACGCATCACGCTGCACGCCTGCGATGACAAGCTGGCGCAGGACGGTCCCTGGACCTTCGAGCCGTGGGAGGAAATCGCATTGCCAAAGCAGTGGCACGGCGGTGGCGGTACCAGATTCACCCCCGTATTCGAATGGGCCGGGAACCAGGAACGGCCGCCCCAGTTGTTGCTCTACTTCACCGACGCCAGGGGCGAATTCCCCAAGCGCGAGCCGTCCTATCCGGTGCTGTGGCTGGTCAAGGGCAAGGAGAAAGTGCCCTGGGGCCAGCGGATTCAGTTAAACTAG
- a CDS encoding potassium transporter Kup codes for MNNDAPARNSTTAALALLALGVVFGDIGTSPLYAVKETFSAEHGIPLNAENILGGLSTIFWALMIVVTFKYVTLIMRADNKGEGGIMALLALASSAVKNSSRSHAVILLLGVIGASLFYGDAVLTPAISVLSAVEGLEVGTAAFRPYVIPIAVIVLVTLFAFQRHGSAVVGALFGPVCALWFLSLGAVGVHNIIQNPMVLWALNPVYAFGFVTGHSFASFVVLGAVLLAFTGAEALYADMGHFGKRAIRIAWFGLVLPALVLNYFGQGALLIINPGAIANPFYHAYPDWALYPMIALATAATVIASQAVITGTYSVTKQAVQLGFLPRLNIQHTSVKQIGQIYIPSINWILLISVLLAVIGFGSSSNLASAYGVAVAGTMLIDTILTFFVIRYKWGIPVIVAAISTGFFIFVDMAFFSASLLKVFDGGWFPVFVGTAIFLLMVTWRRGREILIARLRQSSVPLEAFLDSLMRSPPVRVAGTAIFMTSTPGSVPHALLHNLAHNKVLHERVIFLTVIIKDVPWVPPDERVIIEDLGNNCFQLTVNFGFKDRPDIMQVLDQCREYELEFQPLQTSFFLSRETVIPSIRYEGMALWRERMFATLARNASSPVEYFNLPANRVIEVGTQVEI; via the coding sequence TTGAATAACGACGCCCCCGCGCGGAATTCCACGACCGCCGCGCTCGCCCTGCTGGCCCTTGGCGTCGTCTTCGGTGACATCGGCACCAGCCCGCTCTACGCCGTCAAGGAAACCTTCAGCGCCGAACACGGCATTCCTCTCAATGCCGAGAACATTCTCGGCGGACTGTCCACGATCTTCTGGGCGCTGATGATCGTGGTCACGTTCAAGTACGTGACGCTCATCATGCGCGCCGACAACAAGGGTGAGGGCGGCATCATGGCGCTGCTGGCGCTGGCCTCCTCGGCGGTCAAAAACTCGTCGCGTTCGCATGCGGTTATCCTGCTGCTCGGAGTGATCGGCGCGTCGCTGTTCTATGGCGATGCCGTGCTGACGCCGGCGATCTCAGTGCTGTCCGCCGTCGAGGGCCTCGAAGTCGGCACCGCGGCCTTCAGGCCTTATGTCATCCCGATCGCGGTCATCGTGCTGGTAACGCTGTTCGCGTTTCAGCGCCATGGCTCGGCGGTGGTCGGTGCCCTGTTCGGGCCGGTGTGCGCGCTGTGGTTTCTCTCCCTTGGCGCGGTTGGCGTGCACAACATTATCCAGAACCCGATGGTGTTGTGGGCGCTCAACCCCGTGTATGCCTTCGGCTTCGTTACCGGCCACAGTTTCGCCTCGTTCGTGGTGCTGGGCGCGGTGCTGCTGGCCTTCACCGGCGCGGAGGCGCTCTACGCCGACATGGGGCACTTCGGCAAGCGCGCGATCCGCATTGCCTGGTTCGGCCTGGTGCTGCCGGCGCTGGTGCTGAATTACTTCGGCCAGGGGGCGTTGCTGATCATCAACCCCGGAGCGATCGCCAACCCGTTCTACCACGCCTATCCGGACTGGGCGCTGTACCCGATGATCGCTCTCGCCACCGCGGCCACCGTTATCGCCTCGCAAGCGGTCATCACCGGTACCTACTCTGTCACCAAGCAGGCGGTCCAGCTCGGCTTCCTGCCACGCCTGAACATCCAGCACACCTCGGTAAAACAGATCGGGCAGATCTACATTCCGAGCATTAACTGGATCCTTCTCATTTCCGTGCTCCTCGCCGTGATCGGGTTCGGCTCCTCATCCAATCTCGCCTCGGCCTATGGCGTGGCGGTGGCGGGCACCATGCTGATCGACACCATACTGACCTTCTTCGTGATCCGTTACAAATGGGGCATTCCCGTGATCGTGGCGGCCATCAGCACCGGCTTTTTCATCTTCGTGGACATGGCGTTCTTCTCCGCCAGCCTGCTGAAGGTATTCGACGGCGGGTGGTTCCCGGTGTTTGTCGGGACGGCGATATTCCTGCTCATGGTGACCTGGCGGCGCGGTCGCGAGATCCTGATCGCACGGCTGCGGCAATCGTCGGTGCCGCTGGAGGCGTTCCTGGATTCGCTGATGCGCAGCCCGCCGGTGCGGGTCGCCGGCACCGCGATATTCATGACCTCGACGCCGGGCAGCGTGCCACACGCGCTGCTGCACAACCTGGCGCACAACAAGGTGCTGCATGAACGCGTGATCTTCCTCACCGTCATCATCAAGGATGTCCCGTGGGTGCCGCCTGACGAGCGCGTGATTATCGAGGATCTCGGGAACAACTGCTTCCAGCTCACCGTTAACTTCGGCTTCAAGGATCGCCCCGACATCATGCAGGTGCTCGACCAGTGCCGCGAATACGAGCTGGAATTCCAGCCGCTCCAGACCTCGTTCTTCCTGAGCCGCGAGACCGTGATCCCGAGTATCCGCTACGAGGGCATGGCGCTGTGGCGTGAGCGTATGTTCGCCACCCTGGCACGCAACGCCAGCAGCCCCGTGGAGTACTTCAACCTGCCCGCCAATCGCGTGATTGAGGTCGGCACGCAGGTCGAGATCTGA
- a CDS encoding AAA family ATPase: MRPALILAVLEREFLSTREGHHTPVMLWGPPGVGKSQMVAQVAKKHGVPVIDIRLSQMEPTDLRGIPFRVGDVVEWAIPAMLPDAQRHGAEGILFLDEITSAAPTVSAAAYQLILDRRLGAYTVPAGWAIFAAGNRQGDRGVTYSMPAPLANRFSHFGVETHLDDWVAWAYANNIDERVIAFLRFRPELLFDFDPAHNPVAFPSPRSWEFAHRALAKFGETPDLLLGSLEACVGPAAGVELKAFIDNLDNLPDIDAIINGASTTVPKETDLQYAVAAALVGRAIRAKGSADEARVYGNILDYAGRFPSREMGVMLVSDMQRAVGEKLFQLPQFAQWAKKIANVMIFDMWQKPAAKVK; this comes from the coding sequence ATGCGCCCAGCGCTCATTCTTGCCGTCCTTGAACGTGAATTCCTGAGCACCCGCGAGGGCCACCACACGCCGGTCATGCTGTGGGGCCCGCCCGGCGTCGGCAAGTCGCAGATGGTGGCGCAGGTGGCGAAAAAACACGGCGTGCCGGTCATCGACATCCGCCTGTCACAGATGGAACCGACCGACCTGCGCGGCATTCCGTTTCGTGTCGGCGACGTCGTCGAGTGGGCCATTCCGGCGATGCTGCCGGACGCCCAGCGCCACGGCGCCGAGGGCATCCTGTTTCTCGACGAAATCACCTCGGCAGCGCCGACGGTGTCGGCCGCCGCTTATCAGCTGATCCTCGACCGGCGCCTCGGCGCCTACACGGTACCTGCCGGCTGGGCCATCTTCGCCGCCGGCAACCGCCAGGGCGACCGCGGCGTCACCTACAGCATGCCCGCGCCGCTGGCCAACCGCTTCTCGCACTTCGGTGTCGAGACCCATCTCGACGACTGGGTCGCCTGGGCCTACGCCAACAACATCGACGAGCGCGTCATCGCGTTCCTGCGCTTCCGTCCCGAGCTGCTGTTCGATTTCGATCCGGCGCACAACCCGGTGGCCTTCCCCAGCCCGCGCTCGTGGGAATTCGCACACCGCGCCCTTGCCAAGTTCGGCGAAACGCCGGATCTGCTGCTGGGTTCGCTGGAGGCCTGCGTAGGACCCGCCGCCGGCGTGGAACTCAAGGCCTTTATCGACAATCTCGACAACCTGCCGGACATCGACGCCATCATCAACGGCGCCTCCACCACGGTGCCAAAGGAAACCGACCTGCAATACGCCGTGGCGGCGGCGCTCGTGGGCCGCGCCATCCGCGCCAAGGGCAGTGCCGACGAAGCCAGGGTCTACGGCAATATTCTCGACTACGCCGGGCGTTTCCCGAGCCGCGAGATGGGCGTCATGCTGGTCTCGGACATGCAGCGCGCCGTGGGCGAAAAGCTGTTTCAGCTTCCCCAGTTCGCGCAATGGGCCAAAAAGATCGCCAACGTGATGATCTTCGACATGTGGCAGAAGCCCGCCGCCAAGGTGAAATAA
- a CDS encoding TusE/DsrC/DsvC family sulfur relay protein, whose protein sequence is MPDIMKFIVNEGALDKDPAGNLIALNDWSEDIARKLAREMKIELKADHWEVINFLRDLYRQQGQPAHARDVLHALEERFEKKGGRKHLYLLFPGGAVTQGSRIAGLPVPKDSTDPSFGTAI, encoded by the coding sequence ATGCCCGACATCATGAAGTTCATCGTCAATGAAGGCGCGCTCGACAAGGACCCGGCGGGAAACCTGATCGCACTGAATGACTGGTCGGAGGACATCGCGAGAAAACTGGCCAGGGAGATGAAAATAGAGCTCAAGGCCGACCACTGGGAAGTGATCAATTTCCTGCGCGATCTCTATCGGCAGCAAGGGCAGCCCGCGCATGCGCGCGACGTGCTACACGCGCTCGAGGAGCGGTTCGAGAAGAAGGGCGGGCGGAAACATCTTTATCTGCTTTTCCCGGGCGGCGCGGTAACGCAAGGCAGCCGGATCGCGGGTCTGCCCGTGCCCAAGGACAGCACGGACCCGTCCTTCGGCACGGCGATTTAG